The Acidimicrobiales bacterium genome has a segment encoding these proteins:
- a CDS encoding WhiB family transcriptional regulator, giving the protein MDGLLHVLTDSEERSWQDQANCMGVDPDLFFPERGASTREAKEVCRGCVVREDCLEYALANGEKFGIWGGMSERERRRIRRARALARRANGAASAS; this is encoded by the coding sequence ATGGATGGATTGCTGCACGTGTTGACCGACAGCGAAGAGCGGAGCTGGCAGGACCAAGCCAACTGCATGGGCGTTGACCCAGACCTGTTCTTCCCCGAGCGTGGTGCATCGACGCGAGAGGCGAAGGAGGTGTGCCGGGGCTGCGTCGTCCGTGAGGACTGCCTCGAGTACGCCCTCGCCAACGGCGAGAAGTTCGGCATCTGGGGCGGCATGAGCGAACGCGAACGCCGCCGCATCCGCCGAGCAAGGGCCTTGGCCCGCCGGGCCAACGGGGCGGCATCCGCCTCCTGA
- a CDS encoding sigma-70 family RNA polymerase sigma factor — protein MMRTRCRRDAEFEEFFRSNYPRAFGVAVRMLGGAAEAEDAAAEAFSRALVRWPRVRGLDYRDAWVMRVTANVAIDMLRRRRAMPDVRTEVDDPQGSTVERMWLLGALDKLPDRQREVLLLRYFGDLADDDIAQCLSMANGTVKSHVHRGLVRLRERFGVDIEPPDGKEVQVAVDLHH, from the coding sequence ATGATGCGCACCCGCTGCCGGCGCGACGCCGAGTTCGAGGAGTTCTTCCGCTCGAACTACCCGCGGGCTTTTGGGGTCGCGGTGCGGATGCTGGGCGGGGCCGCCGAGGCCGAGGACGCTGCCGCCGAGGCGTTCTCTCGTGCCCTCGTCCGCTGGCCGCGGGTGCGCGGGCTCGACTACCGCGACGCGTGGGTGATGCGGGTCACTGCCAACGTCGCCATCGACATGTTGCGCCGCCGTCGGGCCATGCCCGACGTGCGCACCGAAGTCGACGACCCGCAGGGCTCCACCGTCGAACGCATGTGGCTGCTGGGGGCGCTCGACAAGCTCCCCGACCGCCAGCGTGAAGTGTTGCTGCTGCGCTACTTCGGCGACCTCGCCGATGACGACATCGCCCAATGCCTGTCGATGGCGAACGGCACGGTGAAGTCGCATGTCCACCGCGGGCTCGTCCGACTGCGCGAGCGGTTCGGGGTCGACATCGAGCCGCCTGACGGGAAGGAGGTGCAGGTTGCCGTCGACCTTCACCACTGA
- a CDS encoding helix-turn-helix domain-containing protein: MVSVDTPTLALVVARDLGAVSEALGRSGLNEAAAMAGGAPSIPHRTVVIDNVDGRHALCRLAAANGWMVLLAPAVAYRRATTLLILATRLPTSRRVLHVDELLMYQVLAASTNEEQEALVNAVLAPVLALPPALGNRLLTTLEALHWNDGSAKSTARALGLHSKTVLNRVRRFEALTGLSLDRPPDRLRADVALYVLRMRGRLARVEIERGATPADAPRGNGNGILRASRVGLAAAPS; encoded by the coding sequence ATGGTCTCCGTCGACACGCCCACGTTGGCACTGGTGGTGGCCCGCGACCTCGGCGCCGTCTCCGAAGCGCTCGGCCGCTCCGGACTGAACGAAGCGGCCGCGATGGCCGGCGGCGCGCCGAGCATCCCGCACCGCACGGTCGTCATCGACAACGTCGACGGCCGCCACGCCCTGTGCCGTCTGGCGGCGGCTAATGGCTGGATGGTGCTCCTGGCACCCGCAGTGGCCTACCGCCGGGCCACCACATTGCTGATCCTCGCCACACGGCTGCCCACGTCGCGGCGGGTCCTCCACGTGGACGAACTGCTCATGTACCAAGTGCTGGCCGCTTCCACCAACGAGGAGCAGGAAGCGCTCGTCAACGCCGTGCTGGCGCCGGTACTCGCCTTGCCCCCTGCGTTGGGCAACCGCCTGCTCACAACCCTCGAAGCACTGCACTGGAACGACGGCTCGGCCAAGAGCACGGCCCGCGCCCTCGGCCTGCACAGCAAGACCGTCCTCAACCGGGTCCGCCGGTTCGAGGCACTGACGGGGCTCAGCCTCGACCGCCCGCCCGACCGACTGCGCGCCGACGTCGCCCTCTACGTCCTCCGGATGCGCGGTCGGTTGGCGCGGGTGGAAATCGAACGGGGTGCGACGCCTGCCGACGCCCCGCGGGGTAACGGCAACGGGATCCTGCGGGCGTCGCGCGTCGGCCTGGCCGCCGCCCCCTCGTAG
- a CDS encoding sigma 54-interacting transcriptional regulator, which yields MTSRPATLGQLKESGWQSVPVKEEVRRNAAARIAEGKPLVEGVLGYEDTVLPQLENALLAGHDIIFLGERGQAKTRMIRSLTNLLDEWLPIVSGSEINDDPYNPVSKHARDLIADKGDDTPVEWIHRSTRFGEKLATPDTSIADLIGEVDPIKVAEGRYLSDELTLHYGLVPRTNRGVFAINELPDLAERIQVGLLNVLEERDVQVRGYKIRLPLDVMLVASANPEDYTNRGRIITPLKDRFGAQIRTHYPLDTATEMEVVRQEADTLDALGLRVQVPSFMAEIVATLTHLARASAHINQRSGVSVRLSIANYETLVANAARRALRLGEKDVVPRVSDLDALASSTAGKVEIETLEEGRDEQIVERLVKSAVLTVFKDRCPMDLFRDVVVAFDEGTVVHAGDDVPSATYVETLATMPVLKAPVMELAGSETPAAVASAAEFVLEGLHLSKRLNKEAVPGRATYRGR from the coding sequence ATGACGTCTCGACCGGCGACGCTCGGCCAACTGAAGGAATCCGGCTGGCAGTCGGTGCCCGTCAAGGAAGAGGTGCGGCGCAACGCCGCGGCGCGCATCGCCGAGGGCAAGCCGTTGGTCGAAGGCGTGCTCGGCTACGAGGACACCGTCCTGCCGCAACTGGAGAACGCCCTCCTGGCGGGCCACGACATCATCTTCCTGGGCGAGCGGGGCCAGGCCAAGACCCGCATGATCCGCAGCCTCACCAACCTGCTCGACGAGTGGCTCCCGATCGTGTCGGGCAGCGAGATCAACGACGACCCCTACAACCCGGTCAGCAAGCACGCCCGCGACCTCATCGCCGACAAAGGCGACGACACGCCGGTCGAGTGGATCCACCGCAGCACCCGCTTCGGCGAGAAGCTGGCCACCCCCGACACCTCCATCGCCGACCTCATCGGCGAGGTCGACCCCATCAAGGTGGCCGAGGGCCGGTACCTCTCCGACGAGCTCACGCTGCACTACGGGCTCGTGCCGCGCACCAACCGCGGCGTCTTCGCCATCAACGAGCTCCCCGACTTGGCCGAGCGCATCCAGGTGGGCCTGCTCAACGTGCTCGAAGAGCGCGACGTGCAGGTGCGCGGCTACAAGATCCGCCTTCCGCTCGACGTCATGCTCGTCGCCTCGGCCAACCCCGAGGACTACACCAACCGGGGCCGCATCATCACGCCCCTCAAGGACCGTTTCGGCGCCCAGATCCGCACCCACTACCCCCTCGACACGGCCACCGAGATGGAGGTGGTGCGCCAGGAGGCCGACACCCTCGACGCCCTCGGGCTGCGGGTGCAGGTGCCGTCGTTCATGGCCGAGATCGTGGCCACGCTCACCCACCTGGCCCGGGCCAGCGCCCACATCAACCAGCGCTCGGGCGTGTCGGTGCGCCTCAGCATCGCCAACTACGAGACCCTCGTGGCCAACGCCGCCCGGCGGGCGCTGCGCCTGGGCGAGAAGGACGTCGTGCCTCGCGTCAGCGACCTCGATGCCCTCGCCTCGTCGACCGCGGGCAAGGTCGAGATCGAGACGTTGGAGGAAGGGCGCGACGAGCAGATCGTCGAGCGGCTGGTGAAGTCGGCCGTGCTCACCGTGTTCAAGGACCGCTGCCCCATGGACCTGTTCCGCGACGTCGTCGTGGCCTTCGACGAGGGCACGGTCGTGCACGCGGGCGACGACGTCCCCTCGGCCACCTACGTGGAGACGTTGGCCACCATGCCCGTGCTCAAAGCGCCGGTCATGGAACTGGCGGGCAGCGAGACGCCCGCTGCGGTCGCCAGTGCGGCCGAGTTCGTGCTGGAAGGGCTGCACCTGTCGAAGCGGCTCAACAAGGAAGCCGTCCCCGGCCGGGCCACCTACCGGGGCCGCTGA
- a CDS encoding methyltransferase domain-containing protein: MPNTEQIEHWDGEGGEHWAEHADFYDALLRRYADRIMARLDPQPGERVLDIGCGNGALALGIAPHVGEVVGLDISGPMLATAAERAAAAGLSNATFEKGDAQLHALPDASFDAAVSRFGVMFFEDPAAAFANIARMLRPGGRLVFACWQPMFSNAWIMVPAGAVLAHVPLPPMGEPGAPGPFALGDADRVRSLLDGAGFADVELEPVEEPMRYGESVEEAVAFLRNTEMARTLLKDVDEETVGRAWEAVREALAPYAGPDGVSLTGAAWLVTARS, translated from the coding sequence ATGCCGAACACCGAGCAGATCGAGCACTGGGACGGCGAAGGGGGCGAGCACTGGGCTGAGCACGCCGACTTCTACGACGCCCTGCTCCGCCGCTACGCCGACCGGATCATGGCGCGCCTCGACCCGCAGCCGGGGGAGCGGGTCCTCGACATCGGCTGCGGCAACGGCGCGCTGGCGCTGGGGATCGCGCCGCACGTCGGGGAGGTGGTCGGGCTCGACATCTCCGGGCCCATGCTGGCCACGGCCGCCGAGCGGGCCGCCGCTGCGGGCCTGTCCAACGCCACCTTCGAGAAGGGCGACGCCCAGCTCCACGCCCTGCCCGATGCGTCGTTCGACGCCGCCGTGAGCCGGTTCGGCGTCATGTTCTTCGAGGACCCGGCCGCCGCCTTCGCCAACATCGCCCGCATGCTGCGGCCCGGCGGGCGGTTGGTGTTCGCCTGCTGGCAGCCGATGTTCTCCAACGCCTGGATCATGGTGCCCGCAGGCGCGGTGCTGGCCCACGTGCCCCTGCCGCCGATGGGGGAGCCGGGCGCCCCCGGCCCCTTCGCGCTGGGCGACGCCGACCGGGTGCGCTCGCTGCTCGACGGCGCGGGCTTCGCCGACGTGGAACTGGAGCCCGTCGAGGAGCCCATGCGCTACGGCGAGTCCGTCGAGGAGGCGGTGGCGTTCCTCCGCAACACGGAGATGGCCCGGACGCTGCTCAAGGACGTCGACGAGGAGACGGTGGGGCGGGCGTGGGAGGCCGTGCGAGAGGCTTTGGCGCCTTATGCAGGCCCCGACGGCGTGTCGCTGACCGGCGCCGCCTGGCTGGTCACCGCCCGCTCCTGA
- the sdhA gene encoding succinate dehydrogenase flavoprotein subunit, whose amino-acid sequence MNVHQHSYDAVIVGAGGAGLRAAIETAGKCRTAVITKLYPTRSHTGAAQGGMCAALANVEEDSWEWHLFDTVKGGDYLVDQPAAEIMCREAIDAVIELEHFGLPFNRTPEGRIDQRRFGGHTRNHGEAPVRRACYSADRTGHMILQTLFQQCVARDVNFFNEFQVLDIAFSEGRVAGVVAYEQSTGDLHVFNTKAVLFATGGFGKVFKVSSNAHTLTGDGPGLLYRRNIPLQDMEFFQFHPTGIYKLGILLSEAARGEGGILRNDSNERFMERYAPTVKDLAPRDMVARAIQTEILEGRGIGPDKDAVYLDLTHLPPEQIDEKLPDITDFVRTYLGIEPKTSPIPIQPTAHYAMGGIPTNIDGEVVIDADDTVFPGLYAAGECACVSVHGSNRLGTNSLLDIVVFGKRGGRAMAEYVKTVDLPEMPKGAEDDVRGRIEKMKAGSGTEKVGAIRTQLQNEMTEKAFVFRTEETLSSMEATIGQLKARYENVSIDDKGATFNYDLTEALELGYLLDLAEALVVSARARKESRGAQFRNDYPTRDDVNWMKHTLAARREDGTVELSYKPVVGGKYEPMERKY is encoded by the coding sequence GTGAACGTGCACCAGCACAGCTACGACGCGGTCATCGTGGGCGCCGGGGGAGCGGGCCTGCGAGCCGCCATCGAAACGGCCGGGAAATGCCGCACCGCGGTGATCACCAAGCTCTACCCCACCCGTTCCCACACGGGAGCGGCGCAAGGGGGCATGTGCGCGGCGCTCGCCAACGTCGAGGAGGACTCGTGGGAGTGGCACCTCTTCGACACGGTGAAGGGCGGCGACTACCTCGTCGACCAGCCCGCTGCGGAGATCATGTGCCGCGAGGCGATCGACGCGGTCATCGAGCTCGAGCACTTCGGCCTCCCCTTCAACCGCACGCCTGAAGGTCGCATCGACCAGCGGCGCTTCGGCGGCCACACCCGCAACCACGGCGAGGCCCCCGTCCGGCGGGCCTGCTACAGCGCCGACCGCACCGGCCACATGATCCTGCAGACCCTGTTCCAGCAGTGCGTGGCCCGCGACGTGAACTTCTTCAACGAGTTCCAGGTCCTCGACATCGCCTTCTCCGAGGGCCGCGTGGCGGGCGTCGTGGCCTACGAGCAGTCGACCGGCGACCTCCACGTGTTCAACACCAAGGCGGTGCTCTTCGCCACCGGCGGGTTCGGCAAGGTGTTCAAGGTCAGCTCCAACGCCCACACCCTGACCGGCGACGGCCCCGGCCTCCTGTACCGCCGCAACATCCCGTTGCAGGACATGGAGTTCTTCCAGTTCCACCCGACGGGCATCTACAAGCTCGGCATCCTGCTGTCGGAAGCCGCCCGCGGCGAGGGCGGCATCCTGCGCAACGACTCCAACGAGCGGTTCATGGAGCGCTACGCCCCCACCGTCAAGGACCTGGCGCCTCGCGACATGGTGGCCCGCGCCATCCAGACCGAGATCCTCGAAGGGCGCGGCATCGGCCCCGACAAGGACGCCGTCTACCTCGACCTCACCCACCTCCCGCCGGAGCAGATCGACGAGAAGCTGCCCGACATCACCGACTTCGTGCGCACGTACCTGGGCATCGAGCCCAAGACCAGCCCCATCCCGATCCAGCCCACGGCTCACTACGCCATGGGCGGCATCCCCACCAACATCGACGGTGAAGTCGTCATCGACGCCGACGACACGGTGTTTCCCGGCCTCTACGCGGCGGGCGAGTGCGCCTGCGTCAGCGTGCACGGCTCCAACCGCCTGGGCACCAACTCGCTCCTCGACATCGTGGTGTTCGGCAAGCGAGGCGGCCGGGCCATGGCCGAGTACGTCAAGACAGTCGACCTGCCCGAGATGCCCAAGGGCGCCGAGGACGACGTGCGGGGCCGCATCGAGAAGATGAAGGCGGGCTCGGGTACCGAGAAGGTGGGCGCCATCCGCACCCAGCTCCAGAACGAGATGACCGAGAAGGCCTTCGTCTTCCGCACCGAGGAGACCCTGTCGTCGATGGAGGCCACCATCGGCCAGCTCAAGGCCCGCTACGAGAACGTGTCGATCGACGACAAGGGCGCCACGTTCAACTACGACCTGACCGAGGCGCTCGAGCTCGGCTACCTGCTCGACCTGGCCGAGGCCCTGGTGGTCAGCGCCCGGGCCCGCAAGGAGAGCCGGGGGGCGCAGTTCCGCAACGACTACCCCACCCGCGACGACGTCAACTGGATGAAGCACACCCTCGCCGCCCGTCGGGAAGACGGCACCGTCGAGCTGTCCTACAAGCCGGTCGTCGGCGGCAAGTACGAGCCCATGGAACGGAAGTACTGA
- a CDS encoding succinate dehydrogenase iron-sulfur subunit, whose protein sequence is MTATLNDNAKVKVHLKVKRYNPEQDKKPYWQEFEVEAEPTDRVLDALHTAKWEYDGTLTFRRSCAHGVCGSDAMVINGANALACLKLIQDVGTDITVEAIRGLPVIKDLVVDMEPFFAQYRSVLPYLIASDDPGYKERHQSTEDRERFDDTTKCILCAACTTSCPVYWGNTEYVGPAAIVNAHRFIFDSRDEASDQRLDILNQRSGVWKCRTAFNCSEACPRGIKVTQAIEEVKRAILYDRV, encoded by the coding sequence ATGACCGCCACCCTGAACGACAACGCCAAGGTCAAGGTCCACCTCAAGGTCAAGCGCTACAACCCCGAGCAGGACAAGAAGCCCTACTGGCAGGAGTTCGAGGTCGAGGCCGAGCCCACCGACCGCGTGCTCGACGCCCTGCACACGGCCAAGTGGGAGTACGACGGCACCCTCACCTTCCGCCGCTCCTGCGCCCACGGCGTGTGCGGGTCCGACGCCATGGTCATCAACGGCGCCAACGCCTTGGCCTGCCTGAAGCTGATCCAAGACGTCGGCACCGACATCACCGTCGAGGCCATCCGGGGGCTGCCGGTCATCAAGGACCTGGTGGTCGACATGGAGCCGTTCTTCGCCCAGTACCGCTCGGTGCTCCCCTACCTGATCGCCAGCGACGACCCCGGCTACAAGGAGCGGCACCAGTCGACAGAGGACCGGGAGCGCTTCGACGACACCACCAAGTGCATCCTGTGCGCGGCCTGCACCACCTCGTGCCCCGTCTACTGGGGCAACACCGAGTACGTGGGGCCGGCGGCGATCGTCAACGCCCACCGCTTCATCTTCGACTCGCGTGACGAGGCGTCGGACCAGCGGCTCGACATCTTGAACCAGCGCTCGGGCGTGTGGAAGTGCCGCACGGCGTTCAACTGCTCCGAGGCGTGTCCCCGCGGCATCAAGGTCACCCAGGCCATCGAAGAGGTCAAGCGAGCCATCCTCTACGACCGCGTGTGA
- a CDS encoding peptidoglycan-binding domain-containing protein: protein MELTPAAPRRSLAARRQAALLAWAELLERKATGGPRLLRPLFAAELAFEAWCGARWRRVRPLLVAAVQAFLMVLAAEVADAVERLDAYRTRLDGWTRRHGERRLAQTAIAVTLVTATLALAAADAMHPTVRGFVVDRMADGRPAPDEALGTDQAAAVDPTAGAVASPGPTDALAGLALPTPPPLTPAIPTQRGPLPVGKGMWIYVEQRAEGGNPDAIVARAKATGLTHLYVRTGTLKEGFMGAPFLDALLPKAHAAGLRVYAWDFPYLNDAAGDVNRAVAAINHRTPDGHRVDGYVADIELRSMGVNVNPQTATTFGSLLRKAVGPNFPLIACVPRPSPALITYPFAEVTGSFDAIAPMVYWMGRDPAADIAGAIRDLSHLGKPIIPVGQAYDGFTEGGPPGVPPRDQLLKFMATAEQHGAIGVSWWSWQHADQQAWDAIRDAPQFTLPVGDGAAFTTGQVRSYQMLLHSLGFPMPITAVWDGPTVAAVQAYQRAARLPVTGVIDEATRTVLLSPFGPPIQPQP from the coding sequence ATGGAACTCACGCCCGCCGCCCCCCGCCGCAGCCTCGCCGCCCGCCGCCAGGCGGCCCTCCTGGCCTGGGCCGAGTTGCTGGAGCGCAAGGCCACCGGCGGCCCCCGCCTCCTACGCCCCCTGTTCGCCGCCGAACTGGCCTTCGAGGCCTGGTGCGGAGCCCGCTGGCGTCGAGTGCGGCCGCTGTTGGTCGCCGCCGTGCAGGCCTTCCTCATGGTGCTGGCCGCCGAGGTCGCCGACGCCGTCGAGCGCCTTGACGCCTACCGCACCCGGCTCGACGGCTGGACCCGTCGCCACGGCGAGCGCCGGCTGGCCCAGACCGCCATCGCCGTCACCCTGGTCACAGCCACGCTGGCCCTCGCTGCCGCCGACGCCATGCACCCCACCGTGCGGGGCTTCGTGGTCGACCGCATGGCGGACGGGCGGCCTGCCCCCGACGAAGCCCTCGGCACCGACCAGGCAGCCGCCGTCGACCCCACCGCAGGCGCCGTGGCCTCTCCTGGCCCGACCGACGCCCTCGCCGGCCTGGCCCTGCCGACGCCGCCGCCCCTCACCCCGGCCATCCCCACCCAGCGGGGCCCCCTCCCGGTGGGCAAGGGCATGTGGATCTACGTGGAGCAGCGGGCCGAAGGCGGCAACCCCGATGCCATCGTGGCCCGGGCCAAGGCCACCGGCCTCACCCACCTCTACGTGCGCACCGGCACCCTCAAGGAAGGGTTCATGGGGGCGCCGTTCCTCGACGCCCTGCTGCCCAAGGCGCACGCTGCCGGACTGCGCGTCTACGCCTGGGACTTCCCGTACCTCAACGACGCCGCAGGCGACGTGAACCGGGCGGTGGCGGCCATCAACCACCGCACCCCCGACGGGCACCGGGTCGACGGCTACGTGGCCGACATCGAACTGCGGAGCATGGGCGTCAACGTGAACCCGCAGACGGCCACCACATTCGGCTCGCTCCTGCGCAAGGCCGTCGGCCCCAACTTCCCGCTCATCGCCTGCGTGCCCCGGCCCTCCCCCGCGCTGATCACCTATCCGTTCGCCGAGGTCACCGGCTCGTTCGATGCGATCGCGCCGATGGTCTACTGGATGGGGCGTGACCCCGCCGCCGACATCGCAGGGGCCATCCGAGACCTGTCGCACCTGGGCAAGCCGATCATCCCGGTGGGCCAGGCCTACGACGGCTTCACCGAGGGCGGGCCTCCCGGCGTGCCGCCTCGCGACCAGTTGCTGAAGTTCATGGCCACGGCCGAGCAGCACGGCGCCATCGGCGTGTCGTGGTGGTCGTGGCAGCACGCCGACCAGCAGGCGTGGGACGCCATCCGCGACGCCCCGCAGTTCACCCTGCCGGTGGGCGACGGCGCCGCCTTCACGACCGGCCAGGTGCGGTCGTACCAGATGCTGCTGCACTCGCTCGGCTTCCCCATGCCGATCACCGCTGTGTGGGACGGGCCGACGGTGGCCGCCGTCCAGGCCTACCAGCGGGCTGCCCGCCTGCCGGTGACCGGCGTGATCGACGAGGCCACCCGCACCGTGCTGCTCAGCCCCTTCGGGCCCCCCATCCAGCCCCAGCCGTAG
- a CDS encoding substrate-binding domain-containing protein, whose amino-acid sequence MLRPLAPVLALLLLPACADDGGDRLTVLAASSLQGVVPSLVDGFQGDVDVAYGSSSRLVAQVRSGAPGDVILAADDVSLAPLGVPTEPFATTSMVVAVAPGNPGGVRSVADLTRVRTVLAAPEVPAGRYAAQVLTRAGVTVRPLSHELDARAVVAKVASGEVDAALVYAVDVGGLATVPLAAEHDVQVTYTLAVVKRTAAALAFVDFLRTTQGRQVLDAAGLGTP is encoded by the coding sequence GTGCTCCGCCCGCTGGCCCCTGTCCTCGCCCTGCTGCTCCTGCCCGCCTGCGCCGACGACGGCGGCGACCGGTTGACGGTGCTGGCGGCCTCGTCGTTGCAAGGCGTGGTGCCGTCGTTGGTGGACGGGTTCCAGGGGGATGTCGACGTGGCCTACGGCTCGTCGTCGCGACTGGTGGCGCAGGTGCGTTCCGGGGCGCCGGGCGACGTGATCCTGGCCGCCGACGACGTGTCGCTGGCGCCGTTGGGCGTGCCGACCGAGCCCTTTGCCACCACGTCAATGGTGGTGGCGGTGGCGCCGGGCAACCCCGGAGGCGTTCGGTCGGTGGCCGACTTAACCCGGGTACGCACGGTGCTGGCCGCCCCTGAGGTGCCCGCCGGCCGGTACGCCGCGCAGGTGCTGACGCGGGCGGGGGTGACGGTGCGGCCGCTGTCGCACGAGCTCGACGCCCGGGCGGTGGTGGCCAAGGTGGCCTCGGGCGAGGTCGACGCCGCCTTGGTGTACGCCGTCGACGTCGGTGGCCTGGCGACGGTGCCCCTCGCCGCCGAGCACGATGTGCAGGTGACGTACACGTTGGCGGTGGTGAAGCGGACGGCCGCAGCCCTCGCCTTCGTCGACTTCCTGCGCACGACGCAGGGCCGGCAGGTGCTCGACGCCGCCGGCCTGGGCACCCCGTGA
- a CDS encoding ABC transporter permease subunit, translating into MTRPRPPGGVVAVAVVGVGVLALPLAALLARAPWSDARRVLASSATADALRISLLAATAAASLAVVLGVPLAYVIARRGWRVVRTLAMVPLVLPPVVGGVALLSAFGRRGLVPTDLPFSFAGVVAAELFVALPFVVVTVEAGLRGLDDRYEQVAAELGAGPWRAFRTITLPLALPSIAAGAALAWARALGEFGATVTFAGTFPGRTETLPSSVYLAMEREPGAAVLLSVLLLAISVLVLVALRGRWLRVLR; encoded by the coding sequence GTGACCCGCCCCCGGCCCCCCGGGGGGGTCGTGGCGGTCGCCGTCGTCGGGGTGGGGGTGCTGGCGTTGCCGTTGGCCGCCCTGCTGGCCCGGGCGCCGTGGAGCGACGCCCGGCGGGTGCTGGCCTCCTCCGCCACGGCCGACGCCCTGCGCATCTCCCTGCTGGCGGCCACGGCGGCGGCGAGCTTGGCCGTCGTCCTCGGGGTGCCGCTGGCCTACGTCATCGCCCGCCGGGGGTGGCGGGTGGTGCGCACGTTGGCCATGGTCCCGCTCGTGCTGCCGCCGGTCGTCGGCGGCGTTGCCCTCCTGTCGGCCTTCGGCCGCCGCGGGTTGGTGCCCACCGACCTGCCGTTCTCGTTCGCAGGCGTCGTGGCTGCGGAGCTGTTCGTGGCCCTCCCGTTCGTGGTCGTCACCGTGGAAGCGGGCCTGCGCGGCCTCGACGACCGCTACGAGCAGGTGGCGGCGGAACTGGGCGCCGGCCCGTGGCGGGCCTTCCGCACCATCACCCTGCCGCTGGCGCTGCCCTCGATCGCCGCCGGGGCGGCGCTCGCGTGGGCGAGGGCGCTCGGCGAGTTCGGCGCCACCGTCACCTTCGCGGGCACCTTCCCCGGCCGCACCGAAACGCTTCCGTCGTCGGTCTACCTGGCCATGGAGCGCGAGCCGGGAGCGGCCGTGCTGTTGAGCGTGCTGCTGCTGGCCATCTCCGTCCTCGTCCTCGTGGCCCTGCGGGGCCGCTGGCTGCGGGTGCTCCGATGA
- a CDS encoding ABC transporter ATP-binding protein: protein MIELVPGRTIALVGPNGAGKTTLLRSLVAGFEPPVGVVHQPALLFPHLSALDNVAYGSSRDEARRWLERVGVAARSDAKPHELSGGEAQRVALARALAPAPRALFLDEPLSAVDASARPALRALLREHLAAFEGPRLLVTHDPLDAVLADTVVVLEAHRIVQQGTLDELRARPRSRFVADLLGVNLLSGVGRAGRVDVNGTELVAPDVPDGDVLVVVHPRAVALHAERPTGSPRNVLRCVVQAVHADGERVRVELGGPVALVAEVTAAAAADLHLEAGAEVWAAVKATDLTVERSGP from the coding sequence ATGATCGAGCTCGTCCCCGGCCGCACCATCGCCCTCGTCGGCCCCAACGGGGCGGGCAAGACCACCCTGCTCCGGTCGCTCGTCGCCGGCTTCGAGCCGCCCGTCGGCGTGGTGCACCAGCCCGCGCTGCTGTTCCCCCACCTGTCCGCCCTCGACAACGTGGCCTACGGCTCCAGCCGCGACGAGGCCCGCCGGTGGCTGGAACGGGTGGGCGTGGCCGCCCGCTCCGACGCCAAGCCACACGAGCTGTCGGGCGGCGAAGCCCAACGGGTCGCCCTGGCCCGGGCCCTGGCGCCCGCACCCCGGGCGCTGTTCCTCGACGAGCCCCTCTCGGCCGTCGACGCCTCGGCCCGGCCTGCCTTGCGGGCGCTGCTGCGCGAGCACCTGGCCGCCTTCGAGGGGCCCCGCTTGCTCGTCACCCACGACCCCCTCGACGCCGTCCTCGCCGACACCGTGGTCGTGCTGGAGGCGCACCGGATCGTGCAGCAGGGCACCCTCGACGAGCTGCGGGCGCGCCCCCGGTCGAGGTTCGTGGCCGACCTGCTGGGCGTGAACCTGCTGTCGGGCGTGGGCCGGGCCGGCCGGGTCGACGTGAACGGCACCGAGCTCGTCGCCCCCGACGTGCCCGACGGCGACGTGCTCGTCGTCGTGCATCCTCGGGCCGTCGCCCTGCACGCCGAACGGCCCACGGGCTCGCCCCGCAACGTGCTGCGCTGCGTCGTGCAAGCCGTGCACGCCGACGGCGAACGCGTGCGGGTGGAACTGGGCGGCCCTGTGGCGCTGGTGGCCGAGGTGACGGCGGCCGCAGCCGCCGACCTTCACCTCGAAGCGGGCGCCGAGGTGTGGGCTGCGGTCAAGGCCACCGACCTCACCGTCGAACGTTCTGGTCCGTAG
- a CDS encoding PEP-utilizing enzyme: MQELGRGMKVFDHPPVRGAWRTFRTSADLAGVEGPVVAVVRDPGAVWLASLGESLVAVVCTTGTPRSHVGIMAANLGVPCVVAAAMAEVPEDGRQVEVDCSGDDGLVRG, encoded by the coding sequence GTGCAGGAACTCGGCCGCGGCATGAAGGTGTTCGACCATCCCCCGGTCCGGGGGGCGTGGCGCACGTTCCGCACGTCCGCCGACCTGGCCGGGGTGGAGGGGCCCGTGGTGGCCGTGGTGCGTGACCCGGGCGCCGTGTGGCTGGCCTCGCTGGGGGAGTCGTTGGTAGCGGTGGTGTGCACCACAGGGACGCCCCGCAGCCACGTGGGGATCATGGCTGCCAACCTCGGCGTGCCCTGCGTGGTGGCGGCGGCCATGGCCGAGGTGCCCGAGGATGGGCGCCAGGTCGAGGTCGACTGCTCCGGTGACGACGGCCTCGTCCGTGGCTGA